The nucleotide sequence ACAGCGATGAGGCGAATGTGGTCACAGAAGCCTTCTACAAATGAGGTTTTGATACTTTCTGCAGGCTTCCAAGGATGGAGGGCTGCTGGAGGAGGCATGTCGTGTCTTTCCTAACTATTGGAAGGCCCATCACCGCTGTGCGCTGTACCACGTCTACCACAAGCAGACGCGTAAGGCCTTCGACGCCTACGTCAGTGCAATGAAGGAGATGGATGATTACGACCTCTACATATGCTACCTCAAGTTCCTCTACTGCATGGCTTCAGTACACGAGTATATCGCAGGGCTCTTCACCGCGGTGGACAAGGTAGGGCGAAAGGTCCGTGCGACAACGCGCTGCAGGTTGGCATGGACCTGCGGTCCGACCCGCTGTGGAGGGAGCTGATTGTAGTGCTGGTGAAGATCTACAACTGCAACCTCATGGACCACAATGTGCACACCGGATTGCTGCCAAACCTCTTCCCTCCCGTGAGTTGCCGCGTGCTGTGTATTAATCTGTGTCAGGACTCCGAAACGGTGTCGGTATCGATCCCTCTGTACCCGTCCGAAACGGAGCAGGTGGTCTTTCGCGGCGTGAACAGCCTGGACAAGGGCGAGCAGACCTACGTGCAGCTATACGGCGACGTGAACCACATTCGTAAGatgttccacagggtgggTGCGTGTAGACCTATTATAAACTGTGCCAGTGGCTACGGTCGCCTACTAACAACCTGAAGCAAGCCCTGGATGGCTATTCGGCCTTCGAGAATATCGCAAGCGCAGCCAATGTGCTTTGCACGAAGCTGCTCTCTGAGGCCAAGACAACCTATGAGACGTCGGTTGCAGTATATGAGAAGCTCTCCGGGATGTACAGAAATGTGCTTCCTGCGCAGCCCGCCAGGAGGCGCCAGCTTAACGCCGAGCAAACGGCCGAACAGCAGCGTCAGGTCGGGTTCTGGACAGAGATCATTAAGTACGAGGAGAGCAACCCCCTCGGCCTTCCCGCCTCCGAACTGGCCGCCAGGGTCTTATTCACGCTCCGAGGCGCCTTGTCGCCGCACATATTCTCAGACAGCCTTTGGTACATGTACTTCCAGTTCCTGCTGGCGAACGACCGGCGTGAGAAAGGTACACCGATCCAGTGGCAACTTCACAACTATTTTCAGCTGTCGAAACGCTGCGTTACGCGATACGCAACTACTTGCAGGACGACGGTGGGTTTGCGGTGTCTGTCGCCGTTATTGCGCGTAGGAAAGATGCAGTTTGTACTGGCTGCCTATTTggacgacggcggcgagtcCGCGGCCACAGAGTTCGGGAGGCTGATAGACCCCGGTCTGCGCCTCGTTGAGGATGGCGAGACCGGCGCCGACGAGACGCAGCTGCGGCACATCCTGCGGTTCGACGCGTCGGACTCCTCCACCGCGGTGCAGCCGGCCAGGCTCATCCACTACCTCAACTACGTCCGTCGCAACCTGGGGCGCGTGAAGTGGCACGAAGACCTGCAGGTGATCCTCACTAAGCGCGAGCTGCTCAGCTGGGAGCTGTACTGGTACGCGGCCGACACCGAGGTCCGTTGCTTCGGCGACGTGGACGCCGCAGCCGCCTTCCTCAGCGAGGCCCAGCAGAGTCTGCCCTTCGACATGCACTACACCATGCTTCACCTGAGGTTCCTGCTCAACATGGGTCGTCTCGTAGATGCACGTGTGCTGCTGACCCAGCTTGTGGTGGGCGCGAATGTGGCTGGTGAGACCAAGTGCAAACCAACCGCGTCCGATAAAATCGCATTGTGGCACTTTTGGCTCCACACGGAGTATTTCTACGGAACCAAGGCGCAGTTCACGCAAGTGAGATCGCTGTTCGTGCAGTTCCGCGTCGCGTCTGAGGTGGGCTTGGACGTCTTCGCGGAGAAGTCGCACCGCAACGGCGTCAGCACCATTCGCCAGATCTTCGGCAACATAGGCCCTTCTTTCATAAAAGCCCACATGGATTCCAGCAAGCGGGTGGCAACTGCGGACATGCACGCTGTGGTAGAGCTGCGCAAGCACCTTTTCTGCGTCGGCCTGGAATAC is from Babesia bigemina genome assembly Bbig001, chromosome : IV and encodes:
- a CDS encoding -mRNA 3'-end-processing protein RNA14 → MEEQGKPQPARVVTANKLLHSVLHGSSPLLPPMLNGVKPKNEPGKAVLLESIEDDQVWFTYIKASKDGGLLEEACRVFPNYWKAHHRCALYHVYHKQTRKAFDAYVSAMKEMDDYDLYICYLKFLYCMASVHEYIAGLFTAVDKVGMDLRSDPLWRELIVVLVKIYNCNLMDHNVHTGLLPNLFPPDSETVSVSIPLYPSETEQVVFRGVNSLDKGEQTYVQLYGDVNHIRKMFHRWLRSPTNNLKQALDGYSAFENIASAANVLCTKLLSEAKTTYETSVAVYEKLSGMYRNVLPAQPARRRQLNAEQTAEQQRQVGFWTEIIKYEESNPLGLPASELAARVLFTLRGALSPHIFSDSLWYMYFQFLLANDRREKAVETLRYAIRNYLQDDGKMQFVLAAYLDDGGESAATEFGRLIDPGLRLVEDGETGADETQLRHILRFDASDSSTAVQPARLIHYLNYVRRNLGRVKWHEDLQVILTKRELLSWELYWYAADTEVRCFGDVDAAAAFLSEAQQSLPFDMHYTMLHLRFLLNMGRLVDARVLLTQLVVGANVAGETKCKPTASDKIALWHFWLHTEYFYGTKAQFTQVRSLFVQFRVASEVGLDVFAEKSHRNGVSTIRQIFGNIGPSFIKAHMDSSKRVATADMHAVVELRKHLFCVGLEYDDLDRVFFFATRRPEVAVEKAASSEKEAEKYISPSNFAHRSEPDQDSTRRHVFITRPDVAALAPLDPHNVIPVESMITLHGGKRPPLPDAAKPMDTVATPPKVLFDLLRVLPNPNPRGPFPKMYGNAEAIDHLIRSLECAGLKDVQLLDYQPIPVNQLLHLKKVGASDSQNIEESVESAAKEGAFELNNGLFSILRFVEGHVGADEASRLRAKRASKKQKLAI